The Pantoea eucalypti sequence GACTGATAATCAGGTAAACGCCCATCGTGATAGCGATCGTCTCAATGGCCTGACCAGTCTGATTGAGCACCGATCCGGCAAACAGCGACACCATATCGGGATAACCGATAGCGGCGGCGAGTGAGGAGTTCTTTACGATGTTCAGATACTGGCTGGTCAGCGGCGGAATAATGACGCGCATGGCCTGAGGGATGATGACCTGGCGCAGCGTTACCGGACTCGGCAGACCCAGCGACCGGGCGGCTTCATGCTGCCCATGCGGCACAGACTGAATTCCTGAGCGGATCACTTCAGCGATAAACGACGAGGTATAGATCGACAGTGCCAGCGTCAGTGCCGCCAGCTCCGGTATCATCACCGAGCCGCCGCGGAAATTGAATCCACGCAGTTGCGGCACATCCCAGTGCATCGCTGCGCCAAACCCAAGATGCGCAAGCAAAGGAAAGAGAATCAGCATTCCAACGGCTGCGGGCCAGGTGCGACGTAACTCACCGGTTTTTAACTGGTGCTGGCGGTTAAAGCGGTACAGAGCATAGCTCACCGCTACCGCCAGAAGCAGTGCGATAACAAACGGCCAGCTGCCAGGTGCATAGGTCGGCCACGGCACATAAAGTCCGCGATTACTGACATACGCCAGATCAAACGCATTCAGCGCCTGGCGTGGGCCTGGCAGATTGCGTAAAACCGCGAAGTACCAGAAGAAAATCTGAAGCAAAGGCGGGATATTACGGAAAGTTTCAATATAGATATTTGAGAGCTTCCGCAGCAGCCAGTTGTCAGACAGGCGGGCAAGACCGACCGCGAATCCGAGAATCGACGCAAAAACAATACAGAGCGCAGAGACCAGCAGCGTGTTGGTTAATCCAACCAGAAACACGCGCGCGTAGGTATCTCCCTCCGTGTACTCAATAAGATGCTGAACGATGCCGAAACCGGCAGTGCGTTCAAGAAATCCAAACCCCGATGTAATGCCGCGATTGTCCAGGTTAATAATGGTGTTATGCACCAGATAACCCACCACACCAAGCACCGCGACGACGGCGATGAGCTGATAAATCCAGGCGCGAACCGTGGGATTACCAAATGAAAAATCCCTTTTCACGGTTGGGCGTTGTGACATGTTGAAACCTCAATACGAGAGCTGGGGCAGGGCACCGCAGAATACGGTGCCCGATTGGTGAGGTCTGTTAACGTACCGGTGGTGCGTACTGGATACCGCCCTGATTCCACAACGCATTCTGGCCACGTGCGATCTTCAGTGCGCTATCTTTACCGACGTTACGATCGAAGCTTTCCTGGTAGTTACCTACCTGCTTAACGATGTTGTAGGCCCACTTATTATCCAGCTTCAGATCTTTACCAAAATCACCTTCGGCGCCCAGGAAGTGTGCCATGTCTGGTGTCGTTGGTTTGGCTGTCATCTGGTCGACGTTTTTCGAGTTAATACCCATCTCTTCCGCATTCAGCATGGCATAGAGCGACCATTTGACGATGGTGAACCAGTCATCATCACCACGACGTACCAATGGCCCCAGCGGCTCTTTGGAGATCACTTCTGGCAGAACAATAAAGTCGTCAGGCTTGCCGAGCTTAATGCGTAAGGCGTAAAGCTGAGACTGGTCAGATGCCAGCGTATCGCAGCGTCCACTATCCAGTGCTTTCGCAGATTCATCAGAGCGGTCAAAGGTCACTGGCGTATATTGCATTTTGTTGGCTTTAAAATAGTCCGCCACGTTCAGCTCGGTATCGGTACCTGACTGAATACAGACCGTCGCGCCATCCAGCTCTTTCGCACTTTTCAGGCCGGCTTTCTTGTGAGTCAGGAAGCCGATACCGTCATAATAGTTCACGCCCGCAAACAGAAAGCCCATGCCGCCATCGCGCGATGAAGTCCAGGTGGTATTGCGTGAGAGCACATCCACTTCGCCTGACTGCAGCGCGGTGAAGCGCTCTTTCGCAGTCAGCGGGGTATATTTCACTTTGGTCGCATCGCCAAACACAGCGGCAGCCGTCGCACGACACACATCTACATCGATACCGGTAAACTTGCCACCCGCATCTGCGTAGGAGAAGCCCGGCAGGCCGTCACTGATACCACATTGAACAAAACCTTTTTTCTTTATCGCATCCAGAGTGGTGCCTGCGTGTGCTTGCTGAGCAAGGCCAACCAGTGAGGCGGCGGCGATCAGCGTAGAGAGCATCATCTTTTTCATAAAGCATCCTGTGTGGCGGGATCATGTTGTTATGTTTGCGCACTTTAATGTGCGTTTTTTTCCTGTCTATGGCGGTCAGCCATCCACGACTCTGCAAAGCTGATGCCAGTTTTGCAGAATCCTGAATTCATATGAAAG is a genomic window containing:
- a CDS encoding amino acid ABC transporter substrate-binding protein, with protein sequence MKKMMLSTLIAAASLVGLAQQAHAGTTLDAIKKKGFVQCGISDGLPGFSYADAGGKFTGIDVDVCRATAAAVFGDATKVKYTPLTAKERFTALQSGEVDVLSRNTTWTSSRDGGMGFLFAGVNYYDGIGFLTHKKAGLKSAKELDGATVCIQSGTDTELNVADYFKANKMQYTPVTFDRSDESAKALDSGRCDTLASDQSQLYALRIKLGKPDDFIVLPEVISKEPLGPLVRRGDDDWFTIVKWSLYAMLNAEEMGINSKNVDQMTAKPTTPDMAHFLGAEGDFGKDLKLDNKWAYNIVKQVGNYQESFDRNVGKDSALKIARGQNALWNQGGIQYAPPVR
- a CDS encoding amino acid ABC transporter permease; amino-acid sequence: MSQRPTVKRDFSFGNPTVRAWIYQLIAVVAVLGVVGYLVHNTIINLDNRGITSGFGFLERTAGFGIVQHLIEYTEGDTYARVFLVGLTNTLLVSALCIVFASILGFAVGLARLSDNWLLRKLSNIYIETFRNIPPLLQIFFWYFAVLRNLPGPRQALNAFDLAYVSNRGLYVPWPTYAPGSWPFVIALLLAVAVSYALYRFNRQHQLKTGELRRTWPAAVGMLILFPLLAHLGFGAAMHWDVPQLRGFNFRGGSVMIPELAALTLALSIYTSSFIAEVIRSGIQSVPHGQHEAARSLGLPSPVTLRQVIIPQAMRVIIPPLTSQYLNIVKNSSLAAAIGYPDMVSLFAGSVLNQTGQAIETIAITMGVYLIISLLISMLMNFYNRKIALVER